In the Blastocatellia bacterium genome, one interval contains:
- a CDS encoding rhodanese-like domain-containing protein, whose amino-acid sequence MLAQKFECEINELDRVLSNKENCLLVDVREYPEYAAGRIAQARLIPLGELETRASELDKQMPVYLICRSGRRASQAQDKLLSLGFRDVYNVRGGMMAWQAAGLPIESSQNAPWSLERQVRLVAGSLVLLGTLLSIFVYSAFIYLAMFVGAGLVFAALTDSCAMAMLLAKLPWNKTNSQTCSIQRG is encoded by the coding sequence ATGTTAGCCCAAAAGTTTGAGTGTGAAATAAATGAGCTTGATAGAGTATTAAGTAACAAGGAAAATTGTTTATTAGTTGATGTTCGAGAGTATCCAGAATATGCAGCAGGAAGAATTGCTCAAGCGCGTCTTATTCCATTAGGAGAATTAGAAACAAGAGCAAGTGAACTAGATAAGCAAATGCCTGTTTATTTAATTTGTCGTAGTGGACGACGAGCAAGCCAGGCTCAAGACAAACTTTTATCACTTGGATTTAGAGATGTTTATAATGTTAGAGGTGGGATGATGGCTTGGCAAGCAGCCGGACTCCCTATAGAAAGTAGTCAAAATGCTCCTTGGTCACTAGAAAGACAGGTAAGACTTGTAGCAGGTTCTTTAGTTTTACTTGGCACTTTATTAAGCATCTTTGTTTATTCAGCTTTTATTTATTTAGCAATGTTTGTTGGTGCTGGGTTAGTTTTTGCGGCTCTTACTGATAGTTGTGCCATGGCAATGCTACTTGCTAAATTACCTTGGAATAAAACAAATAGTCAAACTTGTTCTATACAAAGGGGTTAG
- a CDS encoding sulfite exporter TauE/SafE family protein, producing MATSLVIGLLLSAAIGFSLGLIGGGGSIITVPVLVYVIGVSAHQAIGMSLAVVGTTSLIATFLHYKQKTVDLKIAAIFGITGMTGAYFGSGLTYLFSPTSLLFIFGSVMLVISLVMLLKDQKDISQNVSQNKLVKSIIAGLVVGLLTGFLGVGGGFLIVPALIFFAGLEIKNAIGTSLLIITINSLAGLIGHLQHTSFDLRLTILITVIAAIGTILGTKVAHQVSATTLKSGFATFVLVVAIFLIIKNYHFIF from the coding sequence ATGGCTACCTCACTTGTCATCGGCCTTTTACTAAGTGCAGCAATAGGTTTTTCTTTAGGTTTAATTGGTGGTGGCGGCTCAATTATCACTGTTCCTGTTTTAGTTTATGTAATTGGCGTTTCAGCACATCAAGCAATTGGTATGTCTCTAGCTGTAGTAGGAACGACTAGTTTAATAGCTACTTTTCTACATTACAAACAAAAAACTGTAGATCTAAAGATTGCTGCTATTTTTGGTATTACAGGCATGACAGGTGCTTATTTTGGTTCAGGGCTAACTTATTTATTTAGTCCAACTTCATTGCTTTTTATTTTTGGCAGTGTAATGCTAGTAATTTCACTAGTGATGCTACTAAAAGATCAAAAAGATATTTCTCAAAATGTTTCTCAAAACAAGCTAGTTAAATCAATAATTGCAGGGTTAGTAGTTGGGTTACTAACGGGTTTTTTAGGTGTTGGTGGAGGCTTTTTAATTGTTCCAGCTTTAATATTTTTTGCTGGTTTAGAAATAAAAAATGCTATTGGCACTTCCCTTTTAATAATTACAATTAACTCTTTAGCTGGTTTAATTGGTCATCTACAACATACTTCTTTTGATTTGCGCTTGACAATACTTATAACAGTGATTGCCGCCATAGGTACAATTTTAGGTACTAAAGTTGCTCATCAAGTTTCTGCTACTACATTAAAAAGCGGGTTTGCTACTTTTGTGCTGGTAGTAGCTATATTTTTAATTATTAAAAACTATCATTTCATTTTCTAA
- a CDS encoding MBL fold metallo-hydrolase produces the protein MFFKQFYLGCLAHASYLIGSEGEAAVVDPQRDIDQYLSTAAAENLKIKYVIETHLHADFVSGHRELAARTGAEIVFGAKAGATFPHFAVKDGDEIKLGKVLLKVLETPGHTPESISITVTDKEVSSEPQKVLTGDTLFIGDVGRPDLVGSKGYTPQAMAEMLYNSLHEKLLKLPDAVEVYPAHGAGSLCGRSMSKETSSTIGEQKKFNYALKAMDKDEFVKMMTADLPEVPAYFPKDAEINRTGAKALAELPNPLAMTPEEVNKFIQQGYLVLDIRSSSAFGAGHVPGSLNIALSGQFASWAGTFISLNTPIILVAEDLDNVKEAITRLARVGIENVKGYLDGQIFAWDKANLAISQITQISVDELNTQLNENNQLQLIDVRRPGEYQSGHATTAINSQLAFLERELSKFDAKRPTAVICASGYRSALATSLLARHGFSKLYNVVGGTTAWINAGYKVEKSIAANN, from the coding sequence ATGTTTTTCAAGCAATTTTATCTAGGATGTTTAGCACATGCTTCATATTTAATTGGTTCTGAGGGAGAAGCCGCAGTAGTAGACCCACAACGTGATATCGACCAATATCTATCAACCGCAGCAGCAGAAAACTTAAAAATTAAATATGTAATAGAAACTCACTTGCACGCAGATTTTGTTAGCGGACACCGAGAGCTAGCTGCACGTACAGGAGCAGAAATTGTTTTTGGTGCAAAGGCTGGCGCAACATTTCCCCATTTTGCGGTTAAAGATGGCGATGAAATCAAACTAGGAAAAGTGTTATTAAAAGTTCTAGAAACCCCTGGTCATACGCCAGAAAGTATTTCTATAACTGTTACAGATAAAGAAGTTTCCAGTGAACCTCAAAAAGTTTTAACTGGAGATACACTTTTTATTGGTGACGTTGGACGACCTGACTTAGTAGGCTCAAAAGGTTATACACCTCAAGCAATGGCTGAAATGCTTTATAACAGTCTACATGAAAAACTCTTAAAGTTACCTGATGCAGTGGAAGTTTACCCAGCACATGGAGCCGGTTCACTTTGTGGACGAAGTATGTCAAAAGAAACTTCATCAACTATTGGTGAACAAAAGAAATTTAACTATGCACTAAAAGCAATGGACAAAGATGAGTTTGTTAAAATGATGACGGCTGATTTACCAGAAGTCCCAGCTTATTTTCCTAAAGATGCCGAAATCAATCGCACTGGAGCAAAAGCTCTAGCTGAATTACCTAACCCTTTAGCAATGACACCTGAAGAAGTAAATAAATTTATCCAACAAGGCTATCTAGTTTTAGATATTCGCTCGTCTTCAGCTTTTGGAGCAGGACACGTTCCAGGCTCGCTCAACATTGCACTTAGCGGACAATTTGCTTCTTGGGCAGGAACTTTTATTTCCTTAAATACTCCTATCATCCTTGTAGCTGAAGATTTAGACAATGTAAAAGAAGCTATTACTAGGCTTGCTCGTGTAGGAATAGAAAATGTTAAAGGCTATTTAGATGGACAAATCTTTGCTTGGGATAAAGCTAATTTAGCCATAAGCCAAATAACTCAAATCTCTGTAGATGAACTAAATACACAGCTTAATGAAAATAATCAATTACAACTTATTGATGTACGTAGACCAGGAGAATATCAATCAGGTCATGCAACTACTGCAATTAATTCACAACTGGCATTTTTAGAAAGAGAGCTTTCAAAATTTGATGCCAAGCGTCCAACTGCTGTAATTTGTGCTAGTGGTTATCGTTCTGCGCTAGCAACCAGTTTGCTAGCTCGTCATGGATTTTCAAAACTTTACAATGTAGTTGGTGGCACTACAGCTTGGATAAATGCTGGCTACAAAGTAGAAAAATCCATAGCTGCAAACAACTAA
- a CDS encoding NAD(P)/FAD-dependent oxidoreductase produces MTNTNSYKIVIVGGGTAGITVAAQLAKRLDSKEIAIIEPSSKHYYQPLWPLVGGGAATKESTERDEADYIPKGVTWIKDKAIEFYPDENYLLTLSGQRINYNFLVVAAGIQIDWDKIKGLKDSLGKNGVCSNYSYQYVDKTWEYIKNFSGGTAIFTQPPPPFKCGGAPQKIMYLADDYLRKSGVREKSKIIFTSAAAGSFQVKKYADTLDKVMARKSIITKFRHNLIEIKSETQEAIFENLDTKEKTTLHYDLLHVSPPQSSPDFIKRSPLANADGWVDVDKKTLQHNRYKNIFSLGDASSLPTSKTGAAIRKQAPVLVKNLIAAINGKPLVANYDGYTSCPLVTGYGRLVMAEFDYDLKPTETFPIDQSKERLSMYLLKKYLLPEIYWHGMLRGRL; encoded by the coding sequence ATGACTAATACTAACTCATACAAAATTGTTATTGTTGGTGGTGGTACAGCAGGTATTACAGTTGCTGCTCAACTAGCTAAAAGGCTTGATAGCAAAGAAATAGCAATAATTGAGCCTTCCAGCAAGCATTATTATCAACCTTTATGGCCATTGGTTGGTGGTGGAGCAGCAACGAAAGAATCTACTGAAAGAGATGAAGCAGATTATATTCCTAAAGGAGTAACCTGGATTAAAGATAAAGCTATAGAGTTTTACCCAGATGAAAACTATTTGCTAACTTTGTCAGGTCAACGAATTAACTATAATTTTTTAGTAGTAGCAGCAGGAATACAAATTGATTGGGATAAAATTAAAGGCTTAAAAGATAGTTTAGGCAAAAATGGTGTATGCAGTAATTATTCTTATCAATATGTAGATAAAACTTGGGAATATATTAAAAATTTTTCTGGTGGAACAGCAATCTTTACTCAACCGCCACCGCCTTTTAAGTGTGGTGGCGCACCTCAGAAAATTATGTATTTGGCAGATGATTATTTGCGTAAATCTGGAGTAAGAGAAAAAAGTAAAATTATTTTTACCTCAGCAGCCGCAGGCAGTTTTCAAGTAAAAAAATATGCTGACACTTTAGATAAAGTAATGGCACGTAAAAGTATTATTACCAAGTTTCGTCACAACCTAATAGAAATAAAGTCAGAAACTCAAGAAGCTATATTTGAAAATTTAGACACAAAAGAAAAAACTACTTTGCATTATGATTTATTGCATGTTAGCCCTCCGCAAAGTTCTCCTGATTTTATTAAACGTAGTCCGCTAGCTAATGCTGATGGTTGGGTGGATGTTGACAAAAAAACTTTGCAACATAACCGCTACAAAAACATTTTTAGCCTTGGAGATGCAAGCAGTTTGCCTACTTCTAAAACTGGTGCTGCAATTAGAAAACAAGCTCCTGTGCTAGTAAAAAATCTTATTGCAGCAATTAACGGAAAGCCATTAGTAGCTAATTATGATGGTTATACTTCTTGTCCTTTAGTTACTGGTTATGGTCGTTTAGTAATGGCAGAATTTGATTATGACCTTAAACCAACAGAAACATTTCCTATTGACCAATCAAAAGAAAGGCTAAGTATGTATTTGTTAAAAAAATATTTGTTACCAGAAATTTATTGGCATGGGATGTTAAGAGGCAGATTATAA
- the trxA gene encoding thioredoxin has product MFNPTQKHLSQIQCVHCGAKNKIDATKLAQHLRPICGKCQQALSTSPAQVVKVTDANFVDTVGKSHLPVLLDLWAAWCGPCRMLSPTIDQIAQELAGQVKVAKLNVDENPLTAAKFNARSIPTLLILKNGQEIARIVGAQPKQEILRQLSKVL; this is encoded by the coding sequence ATGTTTAACCCTACTCAAAAACATTTATCACAAATTCAATGTGTTCATTGTGGAGCTAAAAATAAAATAGATGCTACAAAACTAGCTCAACATTTACGCCCAATTTGTGGTAAATGCCAACAAGCTTTATCAACATCCCCTGCTCAAGTAGTAAAAGTTACAGATGCCAACTTTGTTGACACGGTTGGGAAATCCCATTTACCTGTTTTGCTAGATTTATGGGCGGCATGGTGTGGCCCCTGTAGGATGTTAAGCCCTACAATTGACCAAATAGCTCAAGAATTAGCTGGACAAGTAAAAGTAGCTAAACTTAATGTTGATGAAAATCCTCTTACAGCAGCTAAATTTAATGCTCGTAGTATTCCTACTTTATTAATACTAAAAAATGGACAAGAAATAGCTCGAATTGTTGGCGCACAACCAAAACAAGAAATACTCCGCCAATTAAGCAAGGTTTTATAA
- a CDS encoding cytochrome ubiquinol oxidase subunit I: MDDSLLLHRLHFAFTITFHYLFPQLTMGLALLIVVFKTLAIWKKEDSYNNAARFWAKIFAINFAMGVVTGIPMEFQFGTNWARFSKATGGVIGQTLAMEGLFAFFLESSFLGLFLYGENRLKPIVHWLTSVLVFLGSWLSAYFIIVTDAWMQHPVGYTRLADGSFQLTSISAFLLNPWAMWQYAHNMSGAVITGAFVVTSLGAFYLLSNKHLEQAKLFIKLGVMVGAIFTALQIFPTGDQQGKMVALHQPATLAAMEALFTTEDGAPLVIVGQPNVAEQKLDNPIAVPKMLSFLTYQRWNAQVKGLNEFPKEDWPDNIPLLYYSYHIMVGLGTMFIAIMSLSAFLLWRGKLFESRWMLWILMLSFPFPYIANTAGWLTAELGRQPWLVYGLLRTSEGYSANVSSGNTLFTLIGFMGLYLVLGILFLFFVWHEVEKGPVEPA; the protein is encoded by the coding sequence ATGGATGACTCACTACTACTTCATAGGTTACATTTTGCTTTTACTATTACTTTTCATTATCTTTTCCCTCAACTAACAATGGGGCTTGCACTATTAATTGTTGTTTTTAAGACTTTGGCTATTTGGAAAAAAGAAGATAGCTACAATAATGCTGCAAGATTTTGGGCTAAGATTTTTGCTATAAATTTTGCAATGGGCGTTGTAACTGGCATTCCAATGGAATTTCAGTTTGGCACTAATTGGGCAAGATTTTCCAAAGCTACAGGTGGTGTCATAGGTCAAACATTAGCAATGGAAGGACTTTTTGCTTTTTTTCTGGAATCTTCTTTTTTAGGGTTATTTCTTTATGGAGAAAACCGATTAAAACCAATTGTCCATTGGTTAACATCAGTTTTAGTTTTTCTTGGTTCTTGGCTTTCAGCTTATTTTATTATTGTGACTGATGCTTGGATGCAACATCCTGTTGGGTATACCAGACTTGCAGATGGCTCTTTTCAGCTAACAAGCATTTCTGCATTTCTGCTAAATCCTTGGGCTATGTGGCAATATGCCCATAATATGAGTGGTGCGGTAATTACAGGGGCTTTTGTTGTTACTAGTTTAGGTGCATTTTACTTACTTAGCAATAAACACCTAGAACAAGCTAAATTATTTATAAAATTAGGTGTTATGGTTGGAGCAATTTTCACTGCCCTACAAATATTTCCAACAGGTGATCAACAAGGCAAAATGGTAGCACTCCATCAACCTGCAACTTTAGCAGCAATGGAAGCTCTTTTTACCACTGAAGACGGCGCACCACTAGTTATTGTTGGACAACCCAATGTAGCAGAACAAAAATTAGATAACCCCATTGCCGTCCCTAAAATGCTCAGTTTTCTTACTTACCAACGTTGGAATGCTCAAGTCAAAGGATTAAATGAATTTCCTAAAGAAGATTGGCCTGACAATATCCCACTTCTTTATTATAGCTATCATATAATGGTTGGTTTAGGGACAATGTTTATTGCCATAATGTCACTATCAGCATTTTTACTTTGGCGAGGTAAATTATTTGAATCCCGTTGGATGTTATGGATTTTGATGCTTAGTTTTCCTTTTCCATATATTGCTAATACAGCAGGTTGGCTAACAGCAGAACTTGGTAGACAACCTTGGCTAGTTTATGGGCTACTTCGTACTTCAGAAGGATATTCTGCAAATGTTTCTTCTGGTAATACCCTTTTTACCTTAATTGGCTTTATGGGACTTTACTTAGTTTTAGGCATACTGTTTTTATTTTTTGTTTGGCATGAAGTTGAAAAAGGCCCGGTAGAACCCGCTTAA